One stretch of Lacimicrobium alkaliphilum DNA includes these proteins:
- a CDS encoding DUF502 domain-containing protein — translation MTSISQTFAKGLLFSLPIAITLGALYWFFSWAESLLSPLLEYMLPHGWYITGMGVLSGLVIIFLLGLLVQAYLLRQIFEWLENSLNRIPLVKTLYGSARDIMRLFSGSDQHELQKVVLVRMHEDIRMIGFVTNEDIDFAKEDDVIAVYVPLSYQVGGHLLYLPRSRCEPLDMPVKAAMQQVLTAHISQSKPVKHPV, via the coding sequence ATGACGTCCATTTCTCAGACCTTTGCCAAAGGGTTACTCTTTTCGCTTCCCATAGCCATTACTCTGGGGGCGCTTTACTGGTTTTTCAGCTGGGCGGAATCCTTGCTCAGCCCTTTGCTGGAATATATGTTGCCGCATGGCTGGTATATCACCGGGATGGGAGTGTTATCCGGTCTGGTGATTATTTTTCTGCTCGGGTTATTGGTACAGGCCTATTTGCTGCGGCAGATATTTGAGTGGCTGGAAAACAGTCTTAACCGCATACCGCTGGTGAAAACCTTGTATGGCAGTGCCCGGGATATTATGCGTTTATTCTCGGGCTCAGATCAGCATGAGTTGCAAAAAGTGGTGTTGGTAAGGATGCATGAGGATATTCGCATGATTGGTTTTGTCACTAATGAGGATATTGATTTTGCCAAAGAGGATGATGTGATTGCCGTCTATGTGCCACTGAGCTATCAGGTGGGTGGTCATCTGTTGTATTTACCCCGCAGCCGCTGCGAGCCGCTGGATATGCCAGTGAAGGCCGCCATGCAACAAGTGCTGACGGCCCATATCAGCCAGTCAAAACCAGTAAAACACCCGGTCTGA
- a CDS encoding phosphotransferase, with protein MAELRGLDFIGADFQLQPLPSGAINRSYALQAGQQRYFLKCFADNTPTRLNRQALFSMQKQLAAAGLASEPCYLSEQCSFMLETWQEVRTLEDIEVSVEEKVLILAGRMARIHQQNIDCPELDLVSDWHHYLQLAGIESGVLYNKVAEYQQYWQQLPKITFCHHDLAFAHLCIQPQGLVLDWEYQARSVAEFDLACAILVNQLDDQQARMLVERYGEATRQDTLALWHQAQALLPLAELTSELWYRAAEHSR; from the coding sequence GTGGCTGAACTGCGTGGGCTGGATTTTATCGGCGCAGATTTTCAGCTGCAGCCATTACCATCCGGTGCGATTAACCGCAGCTATGCATTGCAGGCAGGGCAGCAGCGCTACTTTTTAAAATGTTTTGCCGACAACACCCCAACCCGGCTGAACCGCCAGGCACTTTTTTCCATGCAAAAACAGCTGGCTGCGGCTGGCCTGGCCTCCGAACCCTGTTATCTGTCAGAGCAGTGCAGCTTTATGCTCGAAACCTGGCAGGAGGTGAGGACGCTGGAAGATATCGAGGTTTCCGTTGAGGAGAAAGTGCTGATTCTGGCCGGACGTATGGCGCGCATTCACCAACAGAATATCGATTGCCCGGAGCTGGATCTGGTATCAGACTGGCACCACTACCTGCAACTAGCCGGAATCGAAAGTGGGGTGCTGTATAACAAGGTGGCGGAATACCAGCAATACTGGCAGCAACTACCTAAAATCACCTTTTGTCATCACGATCTGGCCTTTGCCCATCTGTGTATTCAGCCGCAGGGCCTGGTGCTGGATTGGGAATATCAGGCCCGTTCGGTGGCTGAGTTTGATCTGGCCTGTGCCATTCTGGTGAATCAGCTTGATGATCAGCAGGCCCGTATGCTGGTAGAGCGCTACGGGGAAGCCACCAGGCAGGATACTCTGGCGCTGTGGCACCAGGCTCAGGCTCTGCTGCCACTGGCTGAGCTTACCAGCGAGCTATGGTATCGGGCTGCAGAGCACTCTCGATAA
- a CDS encoding TonB-dependent receptor, with protein sequence MTPAKNTLYLAVALAFSANAQTSSDETNGLEHILVTSDFNAQNLQVVPSSISVIGQQQITERQAQHLEQILNVAPNVNFASGASRGRYVQIRGIGERSQFSEPVNPSVGVVVDDVDFSGIAAIGTLFDVQQVEVLKGPQATEFGANALAGAIKIQTTPAGADQASRLSLSLAEHNTWSAGVAHGGDLSDKLAYRVALQQYKSDGFIENIYLNRDDTGNRDELTSRIKLAWQASDDLTLDLNYQYFDIDNGYDAFSLDNDDKTRSDEPGFDRQKSHALSLKADWQLSWGRLLAIGALSDSDIDYGYDEDWTYVGFHPWEYSSFDAYYRQRDTKSLELRAISDDSSRLFADTTDWVVGVYSKSVDEDLLRQYTYAETDFQSTYQPDNLALYAQTRTHFNHSTRLTVGLRVDRFNIDYQDNGGFAESLEDTIVGGKLVLDHSVASGAMVYAGIYRGYKASGFNPDERVSQQQRLFDPEYNWNYEVGVKGNTDKGHVRLAAFYMERKDTQISDYDLQYRDDGSATFIDIIDNADNGTNYGLELETGWQLTPSLSVFANLGWLRATFKGFERADGSYVEERDQAQAPRYTFNLGLDWNITDSLRWHIEADGKDSFYFSDGHDERSDSSVLVNSRLAYSHQDWTLSLWGRNILDREYQVRGFGGFSNDPREFYEIPKPYYQFGDGRMLGVSLDYLF encoded by the coding sequence ATGACACCAGCGAAAAACACTCTATATCTGGCCGTGGCACTGGCTTTTTCTGCTAACGCACAGACAAGCAGCGACGAAACTAATGGCCTTGAACATATTCTGGTTACCTCTGATTTTAATGCACAAAATTTGCAGGTGGTGCCTTCCAGCATTTCAGTTATTGGTCAGCAGCAAATTACTGAGCGTCAGGCCCAGCATCTTGAACAGATCCTGAATGTGGCCCCCAATGTCAACTTTGCCTCTGGCGCGTCCCGTGGCCGTTATGTGCAGATCCGCGGTATCGGTGAGCGCAGCCAGTTTTCTGAACCCGTTAATCCATCAGTCGGTGTGGTGGTGGATGATGTGGATTTTTCCGGTATCGCCGCCATCGGCACTCTGTTTGATGTGCAGCAGGTTGAAGTATTAAAAGGCCCTCAGGCCACCGAATTTGGCGCCAATGCGCTGGCCGGCGCGATTAAGATTCAGACCACACCGGCAGGAGCTGATCAGGCTTCGCGCCTGAGTCTGAGTCTGGCTGAGCACAATACCTGGTCGGCGGGCGTGGCCCACGGCGGCGATCTCAGTGACAAGCTGGCCTACCGGGTCGCACTACAGCAATATAAAAGTGATGGCTTTATTGAAAATATCTATCTGAATCGGGATGACACCGGCAATCGCGACGAGCTGACATCCAGAATCAAACTGGCCTGGCAGGCATCGGATGATCTGACGCTGGATTTAAATTATCAGTATTTTGATATTGATAATGGCTACGATGCGTTTTCACTGGATAATGATGACAAAACCCGCTCCGATGAGCCCGGGTTTGACCGCCAGAAATCTCATGCGCTGAGCCTGAAGGCCGACTGGCAACTGTCCTGGGGTCGACTGCTTGCCATCGGCGCACTGTCCGATTCGGACATTGATTATGGCTATGATGAAGACTGGACCTATGTCGGTTTTCATCCCTGGGAGTACAGCTCCTTCGACGCCTATTATCGTCAGCGTGACACCAAATCTCTGGAGCTTCGGGCTATCTCTGATGACAGTTCGCGGTTGTTTGCCGATACCACAGACTGGGTAGTGGGCGTGTATTCCAAGTCGGTGGATGAAGACTTACTGCGTCAGTACACTTATGCAGAAACGGATTTTCAGAGTACTTACCAGCCCGACAATCTGGCCCTGTATGCCCAGACCCGCACCCATTTTAATCACAGCACCCGCCTGACGGTGGGTTTGCGTGTCGACCGCTTTAATATTGATTATCAGGATAACGGCGGTTTCGCTGAATCCCTTGAAGATACTATCGTCGGCGGCAAACTGGTGCTGGATCATAGTGTCGCCAGCGGCGCTATGGTGTATGCCGGTATTTATCGTGGTTACAAGGCCAGTGGTTTTAATCCTGATGAGCGGGTCAGTCAGCAGCAGCGGTTATTCGATCCTGAATATAACTGGAACTATGAAGTCGGCGTAAAAGGCAATACAGATAAGGGCCATGTGCGTCTGGCGGCGTTCTATATGGAGCGTAAAGATACACAGATCAGTGATTATGATCTGCAGTACAGAGACGATGGTTCCGCCACTTTTATCGATATTATTGATAACGCGGATAATGGTACCAATTATGGTCTTGAACTGGAAACCGGCTGGCAACTGACTCCATCTCTCAGCGTCTTTGCTAACCTGGGCTGGTTACGGGCAACATTCAAAGGTTTTGAGCGCGCAGACGGCTCTTATGTGGAAGAAAGAGATCAGGCTCAGGCGCCACGCTATACCTTTAATCTGGGGCTGGACTGGAATATTACTGACAGCCTGCGCTGGCATATCGAGGCCGATGGCAAAGACAGTTTCTACTTCTCTGACGGCCATGATGAACGCTCTGACAGCTCGGTACTGGTGAACAGCCGCCTGGCCTATTCTCATCAAGACTGGACGCTGTCATTATGGGGGCGCAATATCTTAGATCGTGAATATCAGGTGCGCGGATTTGGCGGCTTTAGCAACGATCCGCGAGAGTTTTATGAAATTCCTAAGCCCTACTATCAGTTCGGCGATGGTCGTATGTTAGGTGTGAGTCTGGACTATTTATTTTAA
- a CDS encoding winged helix-turn-helix domain-containing protein, with amino-acid sequence MNNKNLREKDVVLHIGDYIFDSERGTLVSATDNQDPKPRKLEPQISELLLFFATHPQQLLSRDAITAQLWPGRVVTDDALRAAIKKLREALKDNARDPGYIKTLPLKGYMLIAPVSYQPPARQNRHSKPFLVWVVSALILAVLISSLWLGRLIGSPAESDLSISYLTDMSGSEVSPDYDPVHNRLLFSHRANKDDYLQLYVKDLSSGKTARLTSEQANYAGGLWAPDGKTLLYTRSDIHSQSHYLAGYSPGKGIVRTSPLSTVTNDMYLLSWASNGASVYLKDKFSAGQPQGIWQFHLKNSKLENISAPNVSGHGDIFAKESHNGELLAILRGVEQDKGELLLLHLATGELVHTHLLPQVMHRLVWGPDDNVLTMSNFQGQLMQYQRHDQQLRKMAHNQSYLNNIFYQCADDCFYMRQHSGNYLDLGEQPNPFSVNPLLSSDYYESAGVEDFPVYGPQTHRLYFVSRHQGTLSIKFLDSDKNTQLVAAFPEDSDISALTINQQETMLTGLAGNRVFTVQINSGDLKFITSSIDKNYPPFWTVTGDALIYARLEKNRPVLYRYSLTSEEHVRAETGYLAKVSIDKQRHIMIDLQFNAYLVEVDRSPRLLTRLPAVTPNRWQINGDWLYYTAHKENTALLHRVNIVTGKAEHKELAKNRFRLNFDLNQTRLTVVKSRLADSDLVEVRL; translated from the coding sequence TTGAATAATAAAAATTTAAGAGAAAAAGATGTGGTACTACACATTGGCGATTATATTTTTGACTCCGAACGGGGGACTTTAGTATCCGCAACTGATAATCAGGACCCGAAACCGCGTAAACTGGAGCCTCAGATAAGTGAGTTATTGTTATTTTTTGCCACCCACCCGCAACAGCTGTTAAGTCGCGATGCCATTACGGCGCAACTCTGGCCCGGACGTGTTGTTACTGACGATGCACTGCGCGCCGCGATTAAAAAGTTACGGGAGGCACTAAAGGATAACGCCCGTGATCCCGGCTATATCAAAACCCTGCCGCTAAAAGGCTATATGCTGATTGCGCCGGTATCTTATCAGCCGCCTGCCAGACAAAACCGGCACAGCAAACCTTTCCTTGTATGGGTTGTGTCAGCCCTGATACTGGCGGTGTTAATTAGCAGTCTGTGGCTTGGGAGGCTTATTGGCAGCCCTGCAGAATCAGACCTGAGCATTAGTTATCTTACTGACATGTCCGGCTCAGAAGTCAGTCCCGATTATGATCCGGTACATAACCGGCTGCTATTTTCTCACCGCGCTAATAAAGACGACTACCTGCAACTTTACGTTAAAGATCTCAGCTCAGGAAAAACAGCCAGACTTACCTCTGAGCAGGCCAACTATGCCGGCGGACTCTGGGCCCCTGATGGCAAGACACTGCTTTATACCCGCAGTGATATCCATTCACAAAGTCATTACCTGGCAGGCTATAGCCCTGGAAAAGGCATTGTTCGCACCAGCCCTCTGAGCACTGTTACCAATGATATGTACCTGTTGAGCTGGGCCAGCAATGGGGCGTCCGTCTACCTTAAAGATAAATTCAGCGCCGGCCAGCCACAGGGGATCTGGCAGTTTCACCTGAAAAACAGCAAGCTGGAAAATATCAGCGCGCCGAATGTCTCAGGTCACGGCGATATCTTTGCGAAGGAATCTCACAATGGTGAGCTGCTGGCGATACTGCGTGGCGTCGAACAAGACAAAGGCGAATTGTTGTTACTGCATTTAGCCACGGGGGAGCTGGTGCATACCCATCTGTTACCACAGGTTATGCACAGACTGGTCTGGGGGCCAGATGATAACGTGCTGACTATGTCGAATTTTCAGGGGCAATTGATGCAATATCAGCGTCATGATCAACAACTGCGCAAAATGGCCCACAACCAGTCTTATCTGAACAATATCTTCTACCAATGCGCTGATGACTGCTTCTATATGCGCCAACATAGCGGCAACTATCTGGATCTGGGTGAGCAACCCAATCCTTTCTCTGTCAACCCACTGTTGTCTTCGGACTATTATGAATCCGCTGGTGTGGAGGATTTTCCTGTCTATGGGCCGCAGACTCATCGGCTCTATTTTGTTTCACGCCATCAAGGAACGTTAAGCATAAAATTCTTAGATTCAGACAAGAACACACAACTTGTCGCCGCTTTTCCAGAGGACTCAGATATCAGTGCGCTGACAATCAATCAGCAGGAAACCATGCTGACGGGCCTGGCTGGTAACAGAGTGTTTACGGTTCAAATAAACTCTGGTGACCTCAAATTTATTACCAGCTCCATCGACAAAAATTATCCGCCTTTCTGGACTGTCACAGGAGATGCTTTAATTTATGCCCGGCTGGAGAAAAACAGGCCCGTGTTATACCGATACAGCCTGACTTCTGAGGAGCATGTGCGCGCAGAGACCGGCTACCTGGCTAAAGTCAGTATCGATAAACAGCGCCATATTATGATAGACCTGCAATTCAACGCCTACCTGGTTGAGGTTGATCGTTCCCCTCGCCTGCTCACCCGTTTACCCGCTGTAACCCCTAATCGCTGGCAAATAAACGGAGACTGGCTGTATTACACGGCTCACAAAGAAAATACAGCACTTTTGCACAGAGTTAATATCGTCACAGGTAAAGCCGAACACAAAGAGCTGGCCAAAAACCGCTTTCGGTTAAACTTTGATCTTAACCAGACCAGGCTGACGGTGGTCAAATCCCGGCTGGCTGACAGTGATCTGGTGGAAGTCAGACTATAA
- the pnuC gene encoding nicotinamide riboside transporter PnuC, whose translation MSDTMALLAQQWASQSGWEILAVVLALAYVYLAARQNIWCWPCALISTGIYSWLFWEHTLPLQTVLNVYYLGMAVYGWWHWRAMAHEEDSDTAVQTRPWLYHLVALVTLLLISILLAGVLRPWFNAQFLYVDALVTVFSLFTTYLVTQKVLENWLYWIVINMLAAWLYWQSGLLLTALLFTGYFGFAVYGYIKWRGSYLNQSPSPYAA comes from the coding sequence ATGAGCGACACGATGGCGTTACTGGCTCAGCAATGGGCCAGTCAGTCAGGCTGGGAGATACTGGCTGTGGTGCTGGCGCTGGCCTATGTGTACCTGGCGGCCCGGCAGAATATCTGGTGCTGGCCCTGTGCGCTGATCAGTACAGGTATCTACAGCTGGTTGTTCTGGGAACACACCTTACCACTGCAGACCGTGCTGAATGTGTATTACCTGGGTATGGCCGTGTATGGCTGGTGGCACTGGCGTGCCATGGCCCATGAAGAGGATTCAGATACAGCTGTGCAGACACGCCCCTGGCTCTATCATCTGGTAGCCCTGGTGACACTGTTGCTGATTTCGATTCTGCTGGCCGGCGTATTGCGCCCCTGGTTTAATGCGCAGTTTCTGTATGTGGATGCGTTGGTTACCGTATTCAGCCTGTTTACTACCTACCTGGTCACCCAGAAAGTGCTGGAAAACTGGTTGTACTGGATCGTGATTAATATGCTGGCGGCATGGCTCTACTGGCAATCCGGTTTGCTGCTGACGGCATTATTGTTTACAGGCTACTTTGGTTTTGCTGTGTACGGTTATATCAAATGGCGCGGCAGTTATCTGAATCAGTCGCCGAGCCCTTATGCTGCCTGA
- the rimI gene encoding ribosomal protein S18-alanine N-acetyltransferase translates to MATVAAAPLIFSPINADNYDAVFRLQCACHSHPWSRGTFASCLTPPYFAWQLKGDEQLLGFYVGLQVLKEATLMDIGLAPSARGQGLSYLLLEHFFAQCRAKAMEEIWLEVRVSNQGAIHLYQKTGFELIETRKNYYPCAEGREDALIMRRLLAD, encoded by the coding sequence ATGGCAACTGTTGCAGCAGCACCTTTAATTTTCAGCCCTATCAATGCTGACAATTATGACGCCGTTTTTCGTTTGCAATGCGCCTGTCATTCTCACCCCTGGTCGAGGGGCACCTTTGCCAGCTGTCTGACCCCTCCATACTTTGCCTGGCAGCTGAAAGGTGATGAGCAGTTACTGGGTTTTTACGTGGGCCTGCAGGTGCTTAAGGAAGCTACGCTGATGGATATCGGCCTGGCCCCTTCGGCCCGGGGGCAGGGATTATCCTATCTTTTGCTGGAACACTTTTTTGCCCAGTGCCGGGCAAAGGCCATGGAAGAAATCTGGCTCGAAGTCAGGGTATCCAATCAGGGGGCGATCCATCTTTATCAGAAAACCGGCTTTGAGCTAATTGAAACGCGCAAAAATTACTACCCCTGCGCCGAAGGCCGTGAAGATGCGCTGATTATGAGGCGCTTGCTGGCGGACTGA
- a CDS encoding sulfite exporter TauE/SafE family protein produces the protein MTLVLLAASSIGLSLGIFGSGGAVLALPVLVYLAGHEPKLAITGALFIVAAISTLSLLLSHSKRLVDWQLALRLGITGMLGAYMGAWLGSLVSGLVQLTAFALLMLMASRFMYSGKVRLDDKQTSLPLMLGVGTAVGMLTGFTGVGGGFLLVPAILRFTALDFFRARATSLVLINISAWTGFAKNAWLLPDTSQLDWTLLLIIAAMGIVGSLLGQRWSVNWPQHRLRKGFALLLVILAAFILFQTLGDYL, from the coding sequence GTGACACTGGTCTTACTTGCAGCATCCAGTATAGGTCTTAGTCTTGGTATTTTTGGCTCCGGCGGCGCCGTGCTGGCACTGCCGGTACTGGTGTATCTGGCAGGTCATGAACCCAAACTGGCGATTACCGGCGCACTGTTTATTGTGGCGGCCATCAGCACCCTCTCATTACTGCTCAGTCACAGCAAACGTCTGGTTGACTGGCAACTGGCTTTACGCCTTGGCATCACCGGTATGCTCGGTGCCTATATGGGGGCCTGGCTTGGCAGCCTGGTTTCTGGTCTAGTGCAATTGACAGCATTTGCGTTACTGATGCTGATGGCAAGCCGCTTTATGTACAGTGGTAAAGTCCGTCTGGATGATAAACAAACCAGTCTGCCCTTAATGCTCGGTGTAGGCACCGCGGTGGGCATGCTCACGGGTTTTACCGGCGTTGGCGGGGGATTTTTATTGGTGCCCGCTATACTCAGGTTTACCGCACTGGATTTTTTTCGCGCCAGAGCCACCAGTTTAGTGCTGATCAATATCAGCGCCTGGACTGGCTTTGCAAAAAATGCCTGGCTATTACCAGACACCAGCCAACTGGACTGGACATTACTACTGATCATTGCTGCCATGGGCATAGTCGGCAGCCTGCTGGGGCAGCGCTGGTCAGTTAACTGGCCTCAGCACAGGTTACGAAAAGGCTTTGCACTATTGCTGGTGATATTGGCCGCATTTATTCTGTTTCAGACTTTAGGAGATTACTTATGA
- a CDS encoding serine hydrolase domain-containing protein, protein MTRLIQSLFLLLSLLLISQVCAGQPVPDNLEDLGQTIDKIRSDTKTPGIAVSLLLADGNLWFHSSGFANLNKRTRINQDTQFRFGSVSKMLVSLSVLKLVDQGVLNLDDKVADLVPEVYFDNPWQVTHPLTVAHLLNHTSGWDAPHFAEQISVSDKPVSIKHALEIHPHSRTSRWPPGTRSAYNNTGPLVAAYIVEKYTGQTYESFVKEQFFTPLSMKDSDYFYTDHYRTHAATFYQGTSETPYWHLNNRAAGALNSSLADMGKFLAFLLRRDQSPALLSEQALNNFQQPQASLATSTGLQLTWALGNNLYHANGQVLYGHQGSLPGASAMVVYQPALNSGYVIAANTGGPGVSQVHKLLADFITRSSNPPVVKPERMITDEDKRLSGFYRNISPVAELTDSFMRLIPWSLRVTEQNTLLSIPFAGPKRQLVANATTGFKQQSTGKVVLVQAEDPVVGDVLHYGPHTLKKVSVPGAYLPRIVLVLWLVSILLGLAFALIWIPRKWMGKINNSASLRIRSWPMITLIPLVIVVACLLMIKSSATPFVLAGQPTVLSLIVFFASIVFFLAALWSVRIWYLIRNDKMGRLVRWHSGMLIFLNLVIALYLLSQGLIGVRLWG, encoded by the coding sequence ATGACCCGACTTATTCAGAGTCTATTCTTACTGCTGTCCCTGCTGTTAATTTCCCAGGTCTGTGCCGGCCAACCTGTACCAGATAATCTGGAAGATCTCGGGCAGACGATAGATAAGATCCGCTCAGACACAAAAACACCGGGTATCGCAGTGAGCCTGCTGCTAGCTGACGGTAATCTCTGGTTTCACAGTTCCGGTTTTGCGAACCTGAACAAGCGTACCCGCATCAATCAGGATACGCAGTTTCGTTTCGGCTCTGTTTCCAAGATGCTGGTGAGTCTGTCTGTCCTGAAGCTGGTGGATCAAGGCGTGCTGAATCTGGATGATAAAGTGGCAGATCTGGTACCCGAGGTATATTTTGACAATCCCTGGCAAGTGACACATCCGCTTACAGTAGCGCATTTGCTGAATCATACTTCAGGCTGGGATGCACCGCATTTTGCAGAGCAAATCAGTGTCAGTGATAAACCGGTGAGTATTAAACACGCCCTTGAGATACATCCCCATTCCCGCACGTCACGCTGGCCGCCCGGAACGCGCAGCGCCTACAATAATACCGGGCCATTGGTGGCTGCCTATATTGTCGAAAAATATACCGGTCAGACCTATGAGTCTTTCGTTAAGGAACAGTTCTTTACGCCACTTTCAATGAAAGACAGCGATTATTTCTACACCGATCATTATCGCACCCATGCTGCAACCTTTTATCAGGGCACCAGTGAAACACCCTACTGGCATCTTAATAATCGTGCAGCAGGTGCATTGAATAGCAGTCTGGCTGATATGGGCAAGTTTCTGGCCTTTTTGCTCAGACGTGATCAAAGCCCGGCATTATTATCCGAACAGGCCCTGAATAACTTCCAGCAACCACAGGCAAGTCTGGCGACATCAACTGGCCTGCAGCTGACATGGGCTTTAGGTAATAACCTCTATCATGCCAATGGGCAGGTATTATATGGCCACCAAGGCAGTCTGCCCGGGGCCAGTGCGATGGTCGTTTACCAGCCAGCGCTGAATAGTGGTTATGTGATCGCGGCGAATACCGGCGGGCCTGGTGTATCGCAAGTGCATAAACTGCTAGCAGACTTTATCACCCGATCATCTAATCCGCCTGTGGTTAAGCCTGAGCGCATGATCACCGACGAGGATAAACGGCTCAGCGGCTTTTATCGCAATATCAGTCCTGTTGCCGAACTGACAGATTCCTTTATGCGTCTTATTCCCTGGTCGCTACGTGTGACTGAACAAAACACGTTGCTGTCGATACCCTTTGCCGGCCCGAAACGCCAGCTTGTTGCCAATGCCACTACCGGGTTTAAGCAGCAATCAACAGGCAAAGTGGTACTGGTACAGGCTGAGGATCCTGTCGTCGGTGACGTATTACACTATGGCCCCCACACCCTGAAAAAGGTCAGTGTGCCTGGCGCCTATCTGCCCCGGATCGTGTTGGTGCTATGGCTCGTCAGTATTCTTTTGGGATTAGCCTTTGCCCTGATCTGGATACCGCGGAAATGGATGGGGAAAATCAACAACAGCGCTAGTCTGCGTATCCGCAGTTGGCCCATGATAACGCTGATACCGCTCGTTATTGTTGTGGCTTGCCTGCTGATGATCAAAAGCAGCGCCACGCCTTTTGTGTTAGCGGGTCAGCCCACAGTACTGTCATTGATAGTGTTTTTTGCCAGCATAGTGTTTTTCCTGGCCGCCCTGTGGAGTGTTCGTATCTGGTATCTGATCAGAAATGACAAAATGGGACGACTGGTAAGGTGGCACTCAGGCATGCTGATATTTCTGAACCTGGTTATTGCGCTGTACCTGTTATCACAGGGACTGATTGGTGTCAGGCTATGGGGTTAA
- a CDS encoding MBL fold metallo-hydrolase has product MSLQVQAFFHQDTSTLSYLVFDEQAREAAIIDPALDFDYAAGHTNTEFADQLIQAVKDNELSLKWILETHAHADHLTAAQHIRAQLGGKIAIGSGITKVQENFQRLFNLGDKQDVQGRDFDHLFAEGDTFTVGRFHGRVITTPGHTNDSLTYLIGGNAFVGDSLFMPDAGTARCDFPGGSAELLFESVQKLYALDDDTRIYVCHDYQPEGRSLRYVATVAEHKANNIHINKDTTVEEFVQKRNKRDKTLGMPRLIIPSIQVNIRAGELPPAENNGVHYLKVPVNLLGC; this is encoded by the coding sequence ATGTCATTACAGGTACAGGCTTTTTTTCATCAGGATACCTCAACCTTGTCCTATCTGGTTTTCGATGAACAGGCCAGAGAAGCGGCGATTATCGACCCGGCGCTGGATTTTGATTACGCCGCCGGGCACACCAATACTGAATTTGCAGACCAGTTGATTCAGGCGGTGAAAGACAATGAGCTGTCTTTAAAGTGGATTCTGGAAACCCATGCTCATGCTGATCATCTCACCGCGGCTCAGCATATCCGCGCACAGCTGGGCGGTAAAATTGCCATCGGCAGTGGCATTACAAAAGTACAAGAGAACTTTCAGCGCCTGTTTAACCTTGGTGATAAGCAGGACGTACAGGGGCGTGATTTCGACCATCTTTTTGCCGAGGGCGATACTTTTACAGTAGGGCGTTTTCATGGCCGTGTGATTACCACACCGGGCCATACCAATGACAGTCTGACCTATCTGATTGGCGGCAATGCCTTTGTGGGCGACAGCCTGTTTATGCCCGACGCTGGCACTGCACGCTGTGATTTCCCCGGTGGTAGTGCCGAACTGCTATTTGAATCCGTACAAAAGCTCTATGCGCTGGATGATGACACCAGGATTTATGTCTGCCACGACTATCAGCCCGAGGGAAGATCGCTGCGTTATGTAGCTACAGTGGCCGAGCACAAGGCCAATAATATTCATATTAATAAAGATACGACTGTTGAGGAGTTTGTGCAAAAACGCAATAAACGAGATAAAACCCTGGGTATGCCAAGGCTGATTATTCCCAGTATTCAGGTCAATATCCGCGCCGGCGAACTGCCGCCGGCGGAAAATAATGGTGTCCACTATCTGAAAGTACCGGTAAACCTGCTGGGCTGTTAA
- a CDS encoding rhodanese-like domain-containing protein, producing MIKTAPQLVAEAKAGIKEVPISELEQQLAHQIVIIDVREPQEYAQGFVPGAVNLPRGILETSLTELPQVKGAESPLEELAQRELYLYCRSGARSALATESLMRMGFDKVYSVDGGFEAWKKADLRIETP from the coding sequence ATGATTAAAACCGCACCACAGTTGGTGGCTGAAGCCAAAGCCGGGATCAAGGAAGTGCCCATCAGCGAACTGGAACAACAGCTTGCTCATCAGATTGTGATCATCGATGTGCGCGAACCGCAGGAGTATGCGCAAGGTTTTGTTCCGGGCGCGGTTAACCTGCCCCGCGGCATTCTGGAAACCAGTCTCACCGAACTGCCTCAGGTTAAAGGCGCGGAGTCGCCATTGGAAGAACTGGCCCAGCGCGAGCTTTACCTCTATTGTCGAAGCGGCGCTCGCAGTGCTCTGGCCACCGAATCATTAATGAGAATGGGCTTTGATAAAGTCTACTCGGTAGACGGCGGCTTTGAAGCCTGGAAGAAAGCGGATCTTCGGATTGAGACCCCTTAA